AATTTGgtaatttggggagggggggggggggaggggggatgcggTGGGGGAGGTTTGTGGCGGAGGACCAATGTTTAACTATAGTAAGCAGATTCGCATGGTtgcaggttgcagtaattatgcagagatgaaggggcttgcacaggatagactagtatgTGGAGAAACATCAAACCAGGCTTCAGGCTGaaaaacaacaacatcaacaccaacaacaacaaatacataaCTTTGCTGTAACAATTTCTATTTACCTGTAAAAATGTTACCATATTATTATTGCTTTGCACTTACCATTGGCTCGATGAACGAGATAGTTTTCTCTGAGATTGCTGCTGAGGAGGAACTCCATATGAACTCAGTGGTGGTCCTGCTTGAAAGAACCCGAATTCACGCCGTTTTGTTCGGTTTTCAGTGGAGAAGCAGCCTTCCACTTCCTGAACACCTGAAGAACGTTCATTATATCTTCCCCTTGGAGAGTTTCCAAATGTGACAGTGTTACCAGCATCTTTGCTTTTCTCTCTATATTCTTTACTCTCTGGGTTAGTCTCTGAAATGGCTGTACGCATGTTTCCAGAGTAACAATAGTTGTAAGATTCATAGCTTCTTTCCAACATTAGTTGCCTTACTGTACCATTTTTGCACTGAGCCAGGACTTTCCGATACAACTGTTGCAGCAGTGCACTAATGATGTAAGTATGTACTTGTAAtggtattgtttcctcttggtgtGCAAGGTGCTGAACAACTTCATTTATTGGTACCATTACCACATCCACATCTTCCCATTCAGTCTGTGGGCAATTCTCTTGCTCAGGTGAGAGAGCCTGTTGCAATATTGGTGTTCGTGGTGAGTTGGGTTGTTCTGCTTTAGTCTGTGGATGTTTGTCTTGTTTGGGTGCTGTCCGTGCAGCAGTCTGCTGTGTTGCTTCTTTTTGTGATGAGCCATGTGTGTTCTTTGTTTTAGGACGTCTCCACCTTCTGAGTTCAGAGTGTGGAAAACCATGCTGCACAAACACTTCTACAGGGTTCCACAATCCTATTTCAGATTGAGACACACCTTGTCGTCTTGCCTGTGTGTGTGACACTGTCTGCTGTGTTGACCTAGTTTGAGTTGTATAAGACTGAACTGGTTTAAGCTGTGGGGTATTTGCCTTTGTAATCTGATGCTTTGGAGGATTTCGACGCACAGCTACAGTCTGTGTGGAACTACACTGAACCATTCTTGTATGTGAATGATTCTGCTGTACCTTAGTAGTTTGTGCAAGTTTCCATTGCACAGATCTGTGTTGAGAATTCCTATTTGTCTCCCCAGTCTGTGAGGAACTCTGCAGCAGGGTTCCAAATTGAGTGCGACTCTGTTGCACGGTTTCCAGTTTTGAAGGATTCTGCTGTACAGCTTGCTGCACGCGTGGTGGAGCTCGCCTCATGTCATGGTCAGTTCTAGTTAACATAAGCAATGCATTAGCTGCTCGAAGCTCATCACCGCGACCTGACACTGCTAATCTTCTCCCAACAGTGGCTCCCTGTGATTCAGAACGTTTACGATCCACCACTGATAAACGAAAATCAGAATCATACGATTGTAACTCACATAAGTATAGATCATCAAGTGCACAAAGTATGGCATCAGCTGATTGAAGTGCAGCTTTATAATCAGGGTAACCACAAAACTTAGCCATGTCTCTGTTGCTCCCTGCTCTTTGTCAAAAACTTTGTGATAACTCTCAAAACAGGTGAGTATAACTGATTTACTTATTATTTAAGAAAGTTTCTGGTACTGTTATCTTCCAATTATTGAAGCACTCTTCCCCAGGTTCACTTTCTTGGAGCTgcacagtttgtgctgcaaaagaaATTAAGGTAACATGAATATCATGACATTATACCTTTTGAATACATTGTATATGATTACAAAAAACTGCATATTTGTTCAAAGGAAATTGTTTCTACGTAAGTTCAGGACAGAAACCACAAATAAAAATCAACTACCTAAATTACAGATTCTGGGTGAAAACATTTTGGGTATGTTTAGAGTCTGAAAAAATGTTTCTACTATCACGTTATTTGAAGTGAAGACCTGGGGAGGTGGCATTATGTCAAGTTGATGCTCAAGAAAGAGGGAGGGAGGCAGTAACAGTAAATCATACAGTATCCTTACAAACGAAACACTGTCACACCCTACGCATCTGTACACACATGCCCTGCATAACACAATGAACACACACAGAATGTTAATTTTGCTTGACAATATTCCTTGCACACTATCACTCTGCCAGCATTTATTCACAGAATAATATTTATGAATCCACATTTCGTCTAAATAAACCACCAGCCACTTTAATTTTCATGCTCCGAATTTCCACAAAAATTAATGTAGTTTTCCTCTTTTGAAATTATGTCATCTCATTTGTACACGGTAACGCTTTATTTTGCTATATTTTAAACACAAATTTCATCGAGAGAACAATTTATCTAGCAAGTGGACAACGAGGGATGGGAATGGGGATTGGAGCACAATGTGAATGGTTGAATGCAACCTGGGTCGGACACTTGGCAAACTCTggtgaatagccaaagaaacagtattatttaagccaTCACAATGAGTGCTCAGCCTATTCTGTAATCCATGTTCCTGTTGTCCACTCACTATGTTCAGTGCTACACACAACCTGTACTTCACTACATTTTACATGTTGCTCCATTAAGTACTATATTCCACAAATCATGTCCTTGCTGTAGCAAATTTGGCGACGAGTGAGGGTTATGATTTCTCCGCATGTTAGTGTCAGTGCTAAGACGCCCGAAAAACATCTTATTGGAAGAAACATTCCAACGTATCATTTTCCAGCACAAAGCTTTCGTAGTACAACAGCAGGCACTCGCCACTGCTCTCAATCAAAATGCCATCTGAGTGTTTGTGGCAGGTTACTTTCTCGTCAGTGCAACAATCGCTCTTTCCAGCAAATGATGAATCTGCTGAAGTTTGGGATACCTACGAAACATGGTTACACCAACCGTTCCAGGTTTTTTGTGTGGGTGATGCAAACTTGGgtagggctttctttctttctttcctggctttcATCTCACATTTATCAGTTGTTGCGCCAACTTGCGCCTTTGCAAGGACTGGCCAacttatcatttgatgaaatgaGCAAGCATCTCACAACCTATCACTGTGACAGAATGCATGCGTCATTGCGGTGTATGTAGAATTTTACCATTGCCGGAAACATCCAATCCAATCTTACAAAGCCTGCGCTGCAGAATTACACAGGTTGAACCGCCATCTTAATTATGTCGCTAGAACACAGTACGGGTCACGCTGATCACATGGCGTGTGATATGATTAATCATCTAGCCCCAGATAGGGAAGTCTGGAACAAAGCATTTCACTGTGACAATCCGATGCTTATGGATGTGCTCAAAATGTCAAAAGATAGGCCCATTGCATTGGTGTGTAACTGCTCTTCAAATGTGGCGGACGCAGTAACAGCAAtggacataaactgtatctctacaaTGACTGTTTCCTTGAACAAATAGTTTATTGACTTGCATGTGTTTAATAAACCTCTAAAAATGCAAATGGACACGGGAGCTACAGTAAATGCACAAACATATGTGGACTTAGGCTCTCCTTCCCTTACAAAGGTTTCACGGAAGTTGGTCAGCTACAATAAAGAGCAGGTTCCAGTTCTAGCTCAGTTCTCTGCTCCTGTCTCTTACTAATCTGTTGTTCGCCATCTCATCTTCCTTGTAGTAGATAATTCCCACAAAATAGACCTGTTCGGGTTAGATGTGTTTAACATTTTTGGTTTGTCCATTGCTGATGAGGTACATTTAGTGTCAGATCGACTTCCATATCAGCAACTGGAGTCCCCCTGTACTGACTTTTCATATCTGTTTTCCCTGGGGTTTGATTGTGCTGCTGGTTTTCAGTcccagccctttttttttttttttttttttttttttttaggcgcaGCATGTGCCTGTCGCGTTCTGCACCTCTGTCAAGGGCAAATTAGACCGTTTGATGTCACTTGATGGCATTCGGTGTATTTCTTCCAATGAATGGGCTACACCACTGGCCGATAGGTAAGCTTTGCCTTGCAGCAACTTCAGTGTCACCATCAACGCACAGTCCGTGATAGATACATACCCTTTGCCCCAACCTGACAAGTTGCTGCAAAATTATCAAGTGGCCACTACTTTTCCAAGATAAATTTGTCAGAAGCATGCCTCCGGCTCCCCTTCAATGAGGCCACTAGGCATCTTCTTGTTACCAATACACCTTTCATCCTATATCAATATCAACACTTACCTTTTGGCACCACTAGCACGCCCACAATTTTCCAGCATTTTTTAGAACAGGTGACAGCCTTTGTGCCCAGCTACATAAATTACCTCGACGATATCGTTCCTTTGGGTTCCTTCGCCAAAGACCACCCTAGAAATCTCTGATCACCGTTCTGTTTTGCAGTCTGCAGGTCTCAAGTGCAGTCTTGCCAGATCTCAATTTTTTCAGCCATTAATTGAGTATCTAGGTTTCGAGATTTCTCACAGAGGAGTCAAGCCACTGTGTCACCATGCTGATGCAGCTGCGGCTTTGCTGCAGCTGACCTCCATTAAGGAACTGCAAGCGTTTCCACATAAATTGgtgtactactttaagtttctaccGGACGCATCCACCGTTGCTCTGCCCCTGCATGCACTTTTGCGTAAAAGTGTACCCTTTTTTATGGGCCCAGCTTATGACCGAGTGTTTGCTTTGCTTAAATCTAAGCTTCAATCTGCCCAGTGTCTTGCCACTCTTCAGCCAGGTCAGCATCTTGTGTTGGCTACAGATGACTCTTAGCACGGTACTGGTGCACAAATACGTGGGCAGATCTGAAAGACCCATTGCTTACACATCTAAGACTATAACTCCCACTCAGCACCAGTATTCTTACACTGAAAATGAGGCTTTAGTGGTTGTGTTCGCCctcaagaaatttcatttcttcttgtttgGTTCCAAGTTCCATTTAATCACAGATCACAAGCTGTTGGTTGCTCTTTTTAACCCTTCGGCTTCTGTGCCAGACAAGAAAGCACATTGCTTTCAACAGTggattctcttcttcttctctcattatCATTATCAGATCCATTACTGGCTGACGGCACAACACGTCAATGCAGATGCCTTATCCCGCCTTCCAATTCGGCGAGACCCAGTGACTGACCACGAGTTGCTTTGTTTCTGTTTACAAATTGAGAACTAGAATGCAGTCGATTAGTTTCCCATTACTAGTGCTACGATAGCATCAGCTGTCACTGCCAATCCAGTACTTAGTTGGGTCCCCTCTTTTGTGCAGCATGGTTGGCCGGAAAAATCCCTGGGCCATGTCTCCAATCCTTTGCGTAATTATTTCTGTGTCCAGCATCGCCTTTGTGTGTTTGATGGGGTTCTCTTCTTCACTGCAGAGAACGCTGCTCCCTGGGTTGTGATTCCCGCTTCCTTATGTCATAACGTAATGCAGCTTCTGCATATCGGTCATTGGAAGACCTCTCACACCAAAGTTTTGGCCCATCGGAATGTATATTGGCCGGGCATGGATAAGGACATTACATGGATTATCACTGTTTGCACTCACCGAGTTCAGCAACAGCTGTCCCCCCCCTGGCCGATGCCGCAGCTCCCATGGAAGTGTCTACACGTCGATTTTGCTAAGCCCTTCCTAAACCAGTAAGGCCTCATTATAGTGGACTCCTATTCCAAATTTCCCTATGTGGCACGTTATCTGCCCACGTCTGCTGCAGCCACTATTTTGGCCTGTCTTAGATTTCTGCAATTTTCCGTATACCATCATTACTGATAACAGGCCCCAGTTTGTTTCTTGTTGTGTCTTTTTGTCAGGTTACTGGTGTTCACTACCTCGCAGCTCTCCCATTTCACCCTCAATCAGATGGTGAGACCAAATTCGTAGTTGGGACATTTAAAACTCAGAGTATGTATCTGGCTAGTCCCTTGAACCAGCTTTAGACCATTTTCTGAGTTTGTACCATTTCACTCCGGTGAGGGCCAAAAACCCAGTGGAGCTGCTACATGCCAACAACAGACCTTCCTTAACCTGCTTCATCTGACATCGCATCCTCCAGTGTCATCAACTTTGCAACGATTCCAGCCAGATGGGCCTGTCCGGACTCATAGTTTCAGCTGCCAGCCAAACTGAGTACCTCCTGTCATTGAGTGTCACTGGGGCCGGTGCCTATGCATCGTCCACAGTCCTGATGAGTGGATATCCCATCACTTCAACCAGCTGCAGCTGTGCACGAGGaggtgcaagggggggggggggttatgttacAGAGGGCCCACCACGTCCCACATCCCAGCCACCGCAGATGTCTGTTCCTGTGTCACAGATGGTCCACTTTGCCCCACATCGTGAGTCTCTACCTGGCACATTGCTGCCTGGGGTTCCTGCCTCTGCCCCCACTCCTAGACTGCCATTGCTGGTGAAGCCcccgctgcagctgctgctgctgcttcaaatGCTGGGTCCTGTGCAGCCATCATCTCCGATGCCCCTGCTGTTGCCTCCAGCGCTAACCGCTGACCTGGATGAGGACATTTCTATGGAGACGTCGTCCCCTGTCCTGCCCTACGGCCTTTCACGAGAGACGGTGCACCAAGCCAACCCATCATCACCACTACTCACCAGTGATTGCCTGCTACATGCTGCAGCAGCTGTCATCATCGGGCAACGAAACGGATGACAGCACTGTCACTGATGTTTTCCAGGACGTAATGTCAGTGGATTGTCAGATCATTGCTCGTTTTTAATGGTACCAGTACTTTTTCGGTACCAGTACATCTTCTGTACCATGCATTTTTCTGTGCCTAGTGTTTTTATGGACGTGTTCCCACCCACTAGAAGGGAGGAAcgatgtaccttcactcatgacaCGCGCAATTTCAGAGCTCATACGTCCACGCAGTTCACAGGTCCACTTACAGAGGCCACCTGGGTCAGCCTCCAGGTACACTCTGGAGAGCCTCTGGCGTGCTTTGTTGGGTCACCAATATAACAGTGTTATTTAAGCTATCACAAATAAGTGGTCTGCCGattctgtaacctgtattactgCTGTCCAGGCACTATGTTCAGTGCTACACACAGCCTGTACTTCATTGCATCTTACGTGTTACTCTATAAGATATTATGTTCCATAAATCGTGTTTGTTATTGCTGCAGCAATGGTGATGCGGCTAAAGATGCTTGATATTACATTGTAAAGCCGTCCACACTGACACAGAGGATATCATCCTCAGTGACTGAACATGATCAATTTACTTATCATCCATTAAAATACTTTTCACATTAAGAATGGAGAAAAAGTCAAGGTGCATAGCCTCAGACTGGCACTTTGTAGGTCTTAGATTTGATACCAGtcacacaacaatttttttttacttttgtcagAGTCAAAAACTGTTGATGGATGTGACTGAAAATAAAGGAGAAGAATGCAGAGTTTAAATAAAACAACAGAGTAGGGCTGCAAAATTTATAGATGGAAAACCATTATTATGGAATGTTTCCCCTTACATTCACAAAAATTAAATGCCACCATGGCAAGGTGTCTTCATACATTCATGATGTGAGAACAGTTTAGGTTTTATGACAAATATCATTCAAAAAATTGTAGCTGTCACATAATAAACATATATGCATGCAGTTAATGCACATCAAATTTGAAATCACTTGCATTTCATCTCTTTCTCATCTACTTTCTTATCACTGTTATGAAGACAGTTGTTAATTGTTAtcaaaacaggaagtagagcaaAACTAATGATaaagagaaaatacaaacaaaattgtgattcttgaagttttcccggagtATTGAATGTTgaatgagatttcgggattgcagccggatcatgttgactcctTGCCACAATacttcggctggcaatcgtccagccatcttcaggtgagtgtgtcACTGGAAACTGCAAGTTCCCAGAGGcaactttatagcaaaaaattggcACGAAAACGCATGCGCATCGGCCTCCGTCACAGGAGCATTCTCTATCGAAATCGCGCCCTCTGGAactactgttctatctgtggcgcGCAAGGtgcatgcgtaaaggtgaaaacatgtccgccctctgtcggaatgctcacccgcgtcgctaaaaacagacgtcagatgttgccaaacgtgtcattatgaataaaatgtcttgtctcagaggaaattagagagatcaccaggtcccaagccttgtccagttgaaaaatAACCATCACAATTTATAAGATTTTGCGCTGGTCGtatctccacagattctttaattactgaatcgcAGAATGTTTtcgctggggccaagattttcgtggcagaaaaatccgtagcgtgtcctgtggtaatacagtgcTCAGCTACAGCCGACTTACTGGgatgcgaaaggcgagtgtggcattcgtgttcaatgcacctttcatgtactgtgcgtgtcatctgaccgatgtaagctttgtcacactggcaaggaattttataGATGCCGGACTTCCGCAGACCCATATAGTCCTTTACTGAGccgagaagggcactaatcttTGCCGGTGGCCGGAAGATTACTTTAAATTCATATTTCCTTAGAATCCTGCCTATTTTAGACTAAAGGTTGCCGATGTATGGAAGGAACGCCCTGGACTTGAATAGCTCCTTATCTTCTTGATTTTGTAGGTGGTCACATTTCTTCCTTCTTAGCACTGTTCTAATATGTCGTGGAGAGTGACCATTACCTCTGAACACCAACTTTAAATGTTCCAGCTCTtttgtaaggctgtctccatcagaaacaacatgagGCCAGTACACCAACGTTCTAAGGACGCCGGTTGCAAGAACATCTGAATGCAATCCACAAGAACATCCAGTTTACAATGGAAATAGAGAATGAGGGTTGCTTGCCATTTTTGGACATCTTGGTTACTAAGAGAGAGGGTGGGTCATTAGGGCACTGTGTCTACCGTAAGCCAACACATACGGACCTTTACCTGCAAGCGTCGAGTTGTCATCATCCTGCACAAACTATCTTCTTGAGACAGATGctcgaaaatctccaattccttgAGCAGGTCCAGTTTGTAACCCTAACTCGCTTCCTGTAGCAATTAtatgtggcgtatgctgtaaga
This sequence is a window from Schistocerca nitens isolate TAMUIC-IGC-003100 chromosome 3, iqSchNite1.1, whole genome shotgun sequence. Protein-coding genes within it:
- the LOC126248430 gene encoding uncharacterized protein LOC126248430 isoform X2; this encodes MAKFCGYPDYKAALQSADAILCALDDLYLCELQSYDSDFRLSVVDRKRSESQGATVGRRLAVSGRGDELRAANALLMLTRTDHDMRRAPPRVQQAVQQNPSKLETVQQSRTQFGTLLQSSSQTGETNRNSQHRSVQWKLAQTTKVQQNHSHTRMVQCSSTQTVAVRRNPPKHQITKANTPQLKPVQSYTTQTRSTQQTVSHTQARRQGVSQSEIGLWNPVEVFVQHGFPHSELRRWRRPKTKNTHGSSQKEATQQTAARTAPKQDKHPQTKAEQPNSPRTPILQQALSPEQENCPQTEWEDVDVVMVPINEVVQHLAHQEETIPLQVHTYIISALLQQLYRKVLAQCKNGTVRQLMLERSYESYNYCYSGNMRTAISETNPESKEYREKSKDAGNTVTFGNSPRGRYNERSSGVQEVEGCFSTENRTKRREFGFFQAGPPLSSYGVPPQQQSQRKLSRSSSQCNRHTEDMLHLLMVLSAALQLFGDSETRNPMPEIFRCLRANYPPQKRSTAVSTEGLQGNGEGGQQQQQHQQQSQQQKKQRCAIKNKKQDQEKGGDSSGSQNIISHPDNTFSGSGHAATRASSGAIAKEFDALKSSSSKNTMPSGRRGVERKGKQQSHSFAGKDRNKEENRDNSGKRELGNSHMSTLYCSSVRDIKAEQLDKILRAAESTILVCADCGPKIKRTRRHEMVRDSQQAAQKGVMDGKRQENSGMPLPQDHCCDEEPGELYLIVPVQERIEELCKMSVETLIEEGVIAVVDRSHQQNSCKHAETTTAPQVPKLNTTESGARTQGSSCTPSPKITNGSVRPHRTTEPANARTRGSLCTPPSKITSGSSRPHRNTEPANGQHRETDPRVKQTRATDARVPRGNGPVSSSSVRGNPPTEEKKEPVTTDPYEITSCRLQCPDRAEKFQ